The Metabacillus litoralis genome contains a region encoding:
- a CDS encoding formate/nitrite transporter family protein, protein MIENNTKKQENEAFHEPSRQYFNPAQIVHNFSQKGRDHLNRKTSSQFILSLQAGAFMAFGAAFSILLSMGIDIKGVSHLMAGVGFATGYAMVFLSGAILFTEVNVLLPSYLFQKPSLMSLKIIKFWLATYLGNIIGALFVGTLIVLSKSLSPEFFQDLNHYINHNKMSFLSDGTWGFFEIMISGILANWLIGMAAFLTTAARDITGKIIGTLLPVILFVAGNFQHSAANMGYFSIGVFSNHTYNWYQFFYNLIPASIGNIIGGAIMVALLFSFAYNDEIQNKIK, encoded by the coding sequence ATGATTGAAAACAACACTAAGAAACAAGAGAATGAAGCGTTCCACGAGCCATCACGACAATACTTTAACCCAGCTCAAATTGTACATAATTTTAGTCAAAAGGGACGAGACCACCTTAATAGAAAAACGAGCTCCCAATTTATATTATCTCTACAAGCCGGGGCGTTTATGGCTTTTGGTGCTGCTTTTTCTATTTTGCTATCAATGGGAATTGACATAAAGGGAGTATCTCATTTGATGGCAGGTGTGGGATTTGCAACAGGGTATGCGATGGTATTTCTTTCAGGAGCCATTCTCTTTACTGAGGTCAACGTTTTATTACCAAGTTATTTATTTCAGAAACCTTCCCTTATGAGCTTAAAGATTATAAAATTTTGGCTAGCGACTTACCTCGGGAATATCATAGGAGCTTTATTTGTTGGGACACTTATCGTTTTATCAAAATCACTCTCCCCAGAATTCTTTCAAGATTTAAATCACTACATCAATCATAATAAAATGAGCTTTTTATCAGATGGGACATGGGGATTTTTTGAGATTATGATTTCAGGTATCCTGGCCAACTGGCTCATTGGTATGGCTGCTTTTCTAACAACCGCTGCCCGTGATATTACCGGTAAAATTATCGGTACATTACTCCCTGTTATCTTATTTGTTGCCGGAAATTTTCAACATAGTGCAGCAAATATGGGATATTTTAGTATTGGAGTTTTCAGTAATCATACGTACAATTGGTATCAATTTTTTTATAATTTAATTCCAGCTAGTATTGGAAATATTATTGGTGGAGCGATTATGGTCGCATTGCTATTCTCATTTGCGTATAATGACGAGATTCAAAATAAGATTAAATAG